From Cryobacterium sp. GrIS_2_6:
CGGCGTTCGACGCGGCGTTCGACGCGGCCCCCGTTTCGGACGAGGACGGGACAGGGCCGCGGATCAGGCGGCGGAGTTCGTAGTTGTGCGTTGCTGTGATCGCTGCGGCGTAGCGGATGGCGGTGAGCTGCGGCACGTCGGGACGGGCGGAGCGGAGGTAGGCGGCGAACATCCGCTCGTAACGGATGGCCATGATCGTCTCGCGGTCGCGGAGGGCCGGGGTGTCGCGCACGATGAGATCGCGGACGCGGACGTTGTCGAGCCGTTCGCGGAATCGCTCGAAGACCATCGTCGCGGCGTCACGGACCGCAAGCCAGGGGTCGTCGTGTTGCGCGGCGAAGTAGGCGGCGATCTGCACGGCGAGTTCGTCATGGTCGGCGAAGATCACATCTTCCTTGGATCGGAACTGCCGGAAGAAGGTGCTGCGCGAGACGCCGGCGGCCCTGGCGACGTCGGTCGCGGTCGTGGCCTCGTAGCCGTTGGTGCGGAACAGGCGCACGGCGATGTCGGCCACCTCGACGCGGGAGCGGGTGCGAGCCGGACGGGGCTGGCCGGAGGCCTCTGTTGCGGAAACGGACATCAGTCGTGAAAGTAGCACGGAATCGCGCAGTCTC
This genomic window contains:
- a CDS encoding helix-turn-helix domain-containing protein; the encoded protein is MSVSATEASGQPRPARTRSRVEVADIAVRLFRTNGYEATTATDVARAAGVSRSTFFRQFRSKEDVIFADHDELAVQIAAYFAAQHDDPWLAVRDAATMVFERFRERLDNVRVRDLIVRDTPALRDRETIMAIRYERMFAAYLRSARPDVPQLTAIRYAAAITATHNYELRRLIRGPVPSSSETGAASNAASNAEPVSVSDADMDAARDAEHAAHLAEELAAELREVGRLFHPDAAPDQAGQHADGHQRAGEASAELVVAVFSETISPDELSREVARALGGRRAASTPGRAT